A single genomic interval of Peromyscus leucopus breed LL Stock chromosome 7, UCI_PerLeu_2.1, whole genome shotgun sequence harbors:
- the Celf6 gene encoding CUGBP Elav-like family member 6, which translates to MAAAPGGSAPPAGPGPRLAFSTADSGVGMSGLNPGPAVPMKDHDAIKLFVGQIPRGLDEQDLKPLFEEFGRIYELTVLKDRLTGLHKGCAFLTYCARDSALKAQSALHEQKTLPGMNRPIQVKPAASEGRGEDRKLLWGCWQAAGEEDVRRLFQPFAAGEASGVEDLFPSPNRLSAFGDLCLLGKALGSELSQGQYRSPNPSSAQGASSSLVVKLADTDRERALRRMQQMAGQLGAFHPAPLPLGACGAYTTAILQHQAALLAAAQGPGLGQVAAVAAQMQHVAAFSLVAAPLLPTAANASPGGSGPGALPGLPAPMGVNGFGSLNPQTNGQPGSDTLYNNGLSPYPAQSPGVADSLQQAYAGIHHYAAAYPSAYGPVNTAFPQQPSALPQQQREGEGLGAGEQRPVYVGVPLGVLPLNKPAPVPAGPEGCNLFIYHLPQEFGDAELIQTFLPFGAVVSAKVFVDRATNQSKCFGFVSFDNPTSAQTAIQAMNGFQIGMKRLKVQLKRPKDANRPY; encoded by the exons ATGGCCGCGGCGCCCGGAGGGTCTGCGCCGCCCGCCGGCCCCGGCCCGCGCCTGGCTTTCAGCACCGCGGACAGCGGCGTCGGCATGAGCGGGCTGAACCCAGGTCCCGCGGTGCCCATGAAGGACCACGACGCCATCAAGCTCTTCGTGGGGCAGATCCCGCGGGGCTTGGACGAGCAGGACCTCAAGCCGCTGTTCGAGGAGTTCGGCCGCATCTACGAGCTGACGGTGCTGAAGGACCGGCTCACCGGCCTCCACAAAG GCTGTGCCTTCCTCACCTACTGCGCCCGGGACTCTGCTCTCAAGGCCCAGAGTGCACTGCATGAACAGAAGACCCTGCCAGGG ATGAATCGTCCGATCCAAGTGAAGCCGGCTGCCAGTGAGGGCCGAGGAG AGGACCGGAAGCTGTTGTGGGGATGTTGGCAAGCAGCAGGGGAGGAGGATGTCAGACGTCTGTTCCAGCCCTTCGCTGCA GGTGAAGCCAGCGGAGTGGAGGACCTGTTCCCTTCACCTAACAGGCTCTCCGCGTTTGGTGACCTTTGCCTGCTGGGGAAGGCGCTGGGCTCAGAGCTCAGTCAGGGTCAGTACAGGTCACCAAATCCTTCCTCGGCCCAGGGCGCCTCATCCAGCCTGGTGGTGAAGCTGGCAGACACCGACCGCGAGCGCGCACTACGGAGGATGCAGCAAATGGCTGGCCAGCTGGGCGCCTTCCATCCAGCGCCACTGCCTCTCGGAGCCTGTGGCGCCTACACCACTGCG aTCCTGCAACACCAGGCAGCATTGCTGGCCGCGGCGCAGGGTCCCGGGTTAGGCCAGGTGGCCGCGGTGGCCGCCCAGATGCAGCACGTAGCGGCCTTCAGCCTGGTGGCCGCACCGCTATTGCCTACAGCAG CTAACGCGTCACCTGGTGGCAGCGGCCCTGGTGCACTCCCCGGCCTTCCAGCGCCCATGGGGGTCAATGGATTCGGCTCCTTGAACCCCCAGACCAACGGACAGCCAGGCTCTGATACACTCTATAACAACGGGCTTTCCCCGTACCCAG cccagagcccCGGTGTGGCTGACTCCCTGCAGCAGGCCTACGCTGGGATACACCACTATGCAG cAGCCTATCCCTCGGCCTACGGCCCAGTGAACACAGCTTTCCCCCAGCAGCCTTCAGCTCTGCCTCAACAACAAAGAGAAGGTGAgggcctgggggctggagagcagcggcctgtgtatgtgggggtgccCCTCGGGGTCCTTCCCCTGAACAAGCCTGCTCCTGTTCCTGCAGGCCCCGAAGGCTGTAACCTCTTCATCTACCACCTGCCTCAGGAATTTGGGGATGCAGAACTCATACAGACATTCCTGCCCTTCGGAGCCGTTGTCTCTGCCAAAGTCTTTGTGGATCGTGCCACCAACCAGAGCAAGTGTTTTG GGTTTGTTAGTTTTGACAATCCAACCAGTGCCCAGACTGCCATCCAAGCCATGAATGGCTTTCAAATCGGCATGAAGAGGCTCAAGGTCCAGCTAAAGAGACCTAAGGATGCCAACAGGCCTTACTGA